The segment TCGTCGTCATCCAGGAGTGGTGGGGGCTCGTGCCCCACGTCAAGGACGTGTGCGACCGGTTCGCGGCCGAGGGGTTCACCGCCCTCGCCCCGGACCTGTACCGGGGCCGGAGCACGACCGAGCCGGACGAGGCCGGGAAGCTGATGATGGCGATGAACATCGGCGAGGCGGCGAAGGACATGTCGGGCGCCGTCGACTACCTGCTCGGGAGCGACGCCGTGCGGGGCGAGGGCGTCGGCGTCGTCGGGTACTGCATGGGCGGCGGCCTGGCCCTGGTGCTGGCCTGCCACCGGCCCGACGCCGTGCGGGCCTGCGTGCCGTACTACGGGCTGATCCCGTGGGAGGGCGCCCAGCCGGACTGGTCGCAGCTGCGGGCCCACGTCCAGGGCCACTACGCCGGGAAGGACGAGTTCTTCACGCCGGACAAGGCGAGGGCGCTGGAGGAGACCCTCCGCGGGCACGGCGTGGACGTCGAGTTCTTCATCTACCGCGACGCCGACCACGCCTTCTTCAACGACGATCGGCCCGAGGTCTACGACCCGGACGCGGCGGGCGAGGCCTGGTCCAGGACGCTCTCGTTCCTGCGTGAGCACCTGGGCTGATGGCGCCCACCGCCGACCCGGTCGTCCGCTACCTCGAGCTCGGCCTCGCCCTCGGCCGGCACGTCGACGGCCTGGTCGACGCCTACTACGGCCCGCCCGACCTGGCCCGCCGGGCCGAGGCCGAGCCGCCCCACCCGCCCGACGCGCTCGCCGCCGAGGCGGCCCGGCTGGTGGCCGACCTCGACGCCGGCGTCGACCCGGACCCGCCGGCCGACCCGCTGACGCCGGCCCGCCGGGCCTGGCTGCGGGCCCAGGTCGTCGGCCTGCACACGACGGCCGGGAAGCTGTCGGGCGAGGACATCGGCTATGAGGACGAGGTCGAGCGGTGCTACGGCGTCCGCCCCCGCCGCGTGCCGGAGGAGGACCTGGCCGCCGCCCACCGCCGCCTCGACGAGGCCCTGCCCGGCACCGGCCCGCTGGCCGAGCGGTACATCGCCTGGCGGGAGTCCCAGGTGGTGCCGCCCGACCGGCTCGACCCGGCGATCCGGTCCCTCGCCGAGGACCTGAGGGAGCGCACCGACCGCCTGTTCGGCCTGCCCGAGGGCGAGCACGTGGAGTTCGAGCTCGTCACCGACCAGCCGTGGTCGGGGTTCAACTACTACCTCGGCGACCTCCGCAGCCGGGTGGCCATCAACGTCGACCTGCCGGTGCTGTCGACCAGCCTCGGCCACCTCGTCGCCCACGAGGCCTACCCCGGCCACCACACCGAGCACAGCCGCAAGGAGGTCGGGCTCGTCCGGCGGCGGCGGTGGCTGGAGGAGACGATCGCGCTCGTCGGCACCCCGTCCTGCCTGATGGCCGAGGGCCTGGCCGACCTCGGCCTCGAGGTGGTCGTCGGCGAGCGGCCCGAGCCGGTGGTGGCCGAGCACCTGCGCCCGCTCGGCATCCCCTACGACGCCGAGGTGGTGGCCGCCGCCGCCGAGGCCGGCGACGCCATGTCCGGGGTCCGGGGGAACGTCGCCCTCCTGCTCCACGCCGACGGGGTCGGCGAGGAGGAGGCCGTCTCGTACGCCGAGCGTTGGGGGCTGCTGCCCCGCAACCGGGCCGAGAAGCTGGTGCAGTTCCTCACCGACCGGACCTGGCGGGCGTACATGACCTGCTACGTCGAGGGGCTGCCGCTGTGCCGGCGCTACGTGGCCGGCGACCCGGCCCGCTTCGAGCGCCTGATCACCGAGCAGCTCACCCCGGCGGACCTCCAGGCCGCGGCCTGACCGGTGGACGAGGCCGACCTCCGGGCCCGCAACGCCACCTACCGGCGCTTCGTCGAGCTCGGCCGGGCCCCGTCACCGGCGGAGGTGGCGGCCGAACTGGGGACGGGGGAGGCCGAGGTGGCCGCCGCCTGGCGCCGCCTCCACGACGGGCACGCCCTCGTCCTCGACCGCGCCGGCGGGCTGCTCATGGCCCACCCGTTCTCGGCCGTGCCCACCGCCTACCGGGTGCAGGCGGCCGGCCGGTCGTGGTTCGCCAACTGCGCCTGGGACGCGTTCGGCGTGTGCGCCGCGCTGCACGCCGACGGGGACGTGGAGTCGGCCTGCCCGGACTGCGGCGACCCGATCGCCTTCGGCGTCCGCGACGGCCGGCCGACGGACGGGTCCCTGCGGTTCCACTGCCTCGTCCCGGCCGCCCACTGGTGGGACGACATCGTCCACACCTGACGGACCATGCTGCTCTTCCGGTCGGAGGAGCACGTGGAGCGCTGGCTGGCCGGGCGGCCGCCGGGGGTGACGACGCCGGTCGGCACGCTCGCCGCGCTGGCGCAGGGGTGGTGGCACGACCGGCTCTCGCCCGACTGGCGGCCCCACACGAGGGAGCAGAACCAGGCCATCCTCGAGGCGGTCGGGCTGACGGGGGACTTCTGGCGCCTGCCCTAGCGGGTAGGGCGCCGTCATGTCCGACGACTCCACGCCGCAGCCCATCACGCCGAACCAGATCGTCGTCCGCGACGTCACCCACTACCAGTTCACCTGGACCGAGTCCGCGCCAGGCGAGGACGGCGTGTGGACCTGCCAGCTCATCCTCGACCAGGGCGCCGACGAGTACGTCCTCCGCCTGAGCGAGGACGACGCCGACAACCTCCAGGACCTGTTCGCCTCGGCCGGCCGGGTCACCTTCGACCTCGAGCGGCGGGTGCTGATGTTCGGCACGCGACCCGTCGGCAGCTGACGCCGGGGGCGGGCTCCGGCAGGTGGCGGGCGCCGGGCCGGGCTTCGTAGGCTCGGCGCCATGTCCGCCCGCACCCGTGAGATGCCCCGCCGCTCGTGCCTGTCCGTGCCCGGCTCCAGCGAGCGGTTCCTCGCCAAGGGCCCGAGCGTCCCGGCCGACATGACCTTCCTCGACCTCGAGGACTCGGTGGCGCCGCTCGAGAAGGAGGGGGCGCGGGCCAAGGTCGTCGACGCCGTCAAGAACCTGGACTGGGGCGACCGGGTGCTGTGCGTGCGGGTCAACGCCTGGGACACGAAGTGGACCTACGCCGACGTCATCGAGGTCGTCGGCGGGGCCGGCGAGCGCCTCGACGAGGTGATGCTGCCCAAGGTGCAGACGGCCGCCGAGGTCGTCGCCCTCGACCTGCTGCTCACCCAGGTGGAGGAGAACGTCGGCCTGCCCGCCGGGCACATCGGCATCGAGGCCCAGATCGAGACCACGCGCGGCCTCATCAACGTCGAGGAGATCTGCGCGGCGTCGCCCCGGCTCGAGACGATCATCTTCGGCCCGGCCGACTTCGCCGCCAGCATGGAGATGCCCGTCCTCACCGGCGGGGTGGCCATCCCCGAGTACCCGGGCGACCACTTCCACTACGTGTTCTCGAAGATCCTGATGGCCGGGCGGGCCAACGGCCTCCAGGTCATCGACGGCCCGTTCCTGAAGGTGCGGGAGCCCGACGCCTTCCGGGAGTACTGCCAGCGGACGAGGACGCTCGGCTACGACGGCAAGTGGGCCCTGCACCCGGACCAGGTGACGATCCTGAACGAGGTGTACTCGCCGACCCAGGAGCAGTTCGACCGGGCCTGGGACATCCTCGAGGCCTACCGCGAGGCCACCGAGGGCGAGGGCGAGCGCAAGGGCGCGGTCATGTTCGGCGACGAGATGATCGACGAGGCCTCCCGCAAGATGGCGGCGAAGTTCGTGGCGAGGGGCGAGCGGGCGGGTCTGCGGCGCTCCGCCGGGTAGTGGACCGCCCGTGAGGGCGATCGCCGGCACCGCGCCGATCGACGTGGTGATGCCGGCCAGGAACGAGGCGCCCACGGTCGCGGCCAACGTGGCCGCCGCCCTCGGGTGCGCCTACGTCCGCGAGGTGCTCGTCGTCGACGACGGCTCCACCGACGGCACCGGCGACGTGGCGGCCGCGGCCGGCGCCAAGGTGCTGCGCCGCGACGCCCCCGCGGGCTCGAAGGCCCACGCCATGGCCGCCGGGGTCGCCGCCAGCGACGCGCCGGCCGTCCTGTTCGTGGACGCCGACTGCACCGGCCTCACGTCCGTCCACCTCGACGACATCTGCCGGCCCTTCGTGGAGGGCCGGGCCGTCATGTCGCTCGGGGCCTTCGACTACGGCCGGTTCTGGAACCCGTTCGTGCTGCGGTGGCCGCCGCTGTCGGGCGAGCGGGTCGTGCCCCGCTGGGTGTTCGAGGCGATCCCGCCCGGGAAGCTCGACGGCTACACCATCGAGGTCAGGATCAACGAGGTGATCGCCGAGGGTCGCCTGCCGACCGTGGCCCGCACCATGCGGGGGGTGTCCCACCGCACCAAGCGCGACAAGTTCGGCCGGCTCGACGGCCTCCGGCGGACGTGGTGGATGTACCGCGACCTCCTGTCGCTGCTGCTCGGCAAGGTCCGCTGGCGGACCTACTGGTACTACCTGCGGGGATTGACCGTGGAGTAGGGGTGGGGCCGTCTACGCTCCGCGGGCGTGGGGGGTTGCCGGCCGGGCGCGCGCCTGGCCGCCGTGGTCGTCGCGCTGGTGCTGGCCGCCGCCTGCTCGCGCGGCACCCCGCCGTCGGCCGCCCTCCGGGAGGCGGGCGGCGCCCCGTCGACCGGCGAGGGCGACGGCGCCGGCGCGGGCGTCGAGGCCACCGGCGCCACCACCACGACGGCGCCGCCGGTCGAGGTCACCATGGCGTTCACCGGCGACGTGCTGGCCCACGCCCCGATCTCCCGCCAGGCGGCCGCCTACGGCGGGGCGTCGGGCGTGGCCTACGACTACGGCCCCATGTTCGCCAGGGTGGCGCCGATCCTGTCGGCCGCCGACGTCGCCGTGTGCCACCTGGAGACGCCGCTGTCGCCCGACGACACGAACCTCAGCACCTACCCCGTCTACAACGTGCCCCACGAGGTGGCGACGGCGCTGGCCGGGGCCGGCTGGGACGGCTGCACGGTCGCGTCCAACCACGCCATGGACGCCTGGGACCGCGGCGTGCACGCCACCCTGGACCTGCTCGACGCCGCCGGCCTGCGCCACTCGGGCACGGCCCGCAGCGCCGAGGAGGCCGCCGCGCCGACCATGTACGAGGCCAGGGGGGTGACGATCGCCAGCCTGTCCTACACCTACGGGCTGAACGGGTTCACCCTGCCCGACGACCAGCCCTGGCTGGTCAACCTGATCGACCCCGACCGCATCCTGGCCGACGCCGCCGCCGCCCGGCAGGCCGGGGCCGACCTCGTCGTCGTCCACCTGCACTGGGGCGAGCAGTACCTGACGGCGCCGACCGCCGACCAGTCGGCGCTCGCCCGCCGGCTGCTGGCCTCGCCCGACGTCGACCTGATCGTCGGCGCCCACGCCCACGTCGTCCAGCCGGTGGAGCAGATCGACGGGGAGTACGTCGTCTACGGGCTCGGCAACTTCCTCTCCAACCAGTCGCCCGAGTGCTGCGCGCCCGGCGCCCAGGACGGCGTGATCGTGACCGCCCAGGTCCGGGCCCCGGCGGACGGGCCGGCCACGGTGACCGGCCTGGTCGTCACGCCGACCTGGGTCGACCGCTCGGACTACACGGTGCTGCCCGTCGCCGCCGCCCTCGACGACCCGGCCACCGAGGCGTGGATGCGGCCGACGCTCGAGGCCTCCTGGGACCGCACGATCTCGACCCTCGTGTCGATGGGCGCCCCCGGGATCCTGGCCTCGGACTACCCCGGCCCCGGCTAGAACCAGGGGGTGACCGAGCGCTGGGACGCCATCGTGGTCGGCGCGGGCGCCATGGGGTCAGCCACGGCGTGGTGGCTGGCCCGGCGGGGGCGGTCCGTCCTGCTCCTCGAGCGGTTCGAGCAGGGCCACGGGCGGGGGTCGTCGCACGGCGGGGCCAGGATCTTCCGCTTCGCCTACCCGGACGTCGACTACGTCCGCCTCGCCCAGCAGGCCCTGCCCCTGTGGCGGGAGCTGGAGGACGAGGCCGGCGTGCCCCTCGTGGACCAGCTCGGCGGCGTGGACCACGGCCGCCCGGACGCCGTGCAGGCGGTGGCCGACGCCCTCGCCGCGGCGGGCACGCCGGGGGAGTGGGTGCCGTCCGCCGAGGCCGAGGAGCGCTGGCCGGGGTTCCGCTTCGAGGGGCCGGTGCTGTTCTCGGCGAGCGGCGGTCGGTGCCGGGCCGACGACGCCGTCCGCGCCCTCCAGGACCGGGCCGCGGCCCACGGGGCCGACGTGCGCTTCGGCGAGGGGGCCGAGTCGGTGCTGGCCGGCCCGGGCGGGGACGAGGCCGTCGTCCGCACGGCGGCCGGCGAGCACCGCGCCCCGGTCGCCGTCGTCACGGCCGGCTCG is part of the Acidimicrobiales bacterium genome and harbors:
- a CDS encoding dienelactone hydrolase family protein, which codes for MGEIVEFASNGGTASGYLARPEGAGPGLVVIQEWWGLVPHVKDVCDRFAAEGFTALAPDLYRGRSTTEPDEAGKLMMAMNIGEAAKDMSGAVDYLLGSDAVRGEGVGVVGYCMGGGLALVLACHRPDAVRACVPYYGLIPWEGAQPDWSQLRAHVQGHYAGKDEFFTPDKARALEETLRGHGVDVEFFIYRDADHAFFNDDRPEVYDPDAAGEAWSRTLSFLREHLG
- the merB gene encoding organomercurial lyase — encoded protein: MDEADLRARNATYRRFVELGRAPSPAEVAAELGTGEAEVAAAWRRLHDGHALVLDRAGGLLMAHPFSAVPTAYRVQAAGRSWFANCAWDAFGVCAALHADGDVESACPDCGDPIAFGVRDGRPTDGSLRFHCLVPAAHWWDDIVHT
- a CDS encoding CoA ester lyase; its protein translation is MSARTREMPRRSCLSVPGSSERFLAKGPSVPADMTFLDLEDSVAPLEKEGARAKVVDAVKNLDWGDRVLCVRVNAWDTKWTYADVIEVVGGAGERLDEVMLPKVQTAAEVVALDLLLTQVEENVGLPAGHIGIEAQIETTRGLINVEEICAASPRLETIIFGPADFAASMEMPVLTGGVAIPEYPGDHFHYVFSKILMAGRANGLQVIDGPFLKVREPDAFREYCQRTRTLGYDGKWALHPDQVTILNEVYSPTQEQFDRAWDILEAYREATEGEGERKGAVMFGDEMIDEASRKMAAKFVARGERAGLRRSAG
- a CDS encoding glycosyltransferase, which gives rise to MRAIAGTAPIDVVMPARNEAPTVAANVAAALGCAYVREVLVVDDGSTDGTGDVAAAAGAKVLRRDAPAGSKAHAMAAGVAASDAPAVLFVDADCTGLTSVHLDDICRPFVEGRAVMSLGAFDYGRFWNPFVLRWPPLSGERVVPRWVFEAIPPGKLDGYTIEVRINEVIAEGRLPTVARTMRGVSHRTKRDKFGRLDGLRRTWWMYRDLLSLLLGKVRWRTYWYYLRGLTVE
- a CDS encoding CapA family protein; this encodes MGGCRPGARLAAVVVALVLAAACSRGTPPSAALREAGGAPSTGEGDGAGAGVEATGATTTTAPPVEVTMAFTGDVLAHAPISRQAAAYGGASGVAYDYGPMFARVAPILSAADVAVCHLETPLSPDDTNLSTYPVYNVPHEVATALAGAGWDGCTVASNHAMDAWDRGVHATLDLLDAAGLRHSGTARSAEEAAAPTMYEARGVTIASLSYTYGLNGFTLPDDQPWLVNLIDPDRILADAAAARQAGADLVVVHLHWGEQYLTAPTADQSALARRLLASPDVDLIVGAHAHVVQPVEQIDGEYVVYGLGNFLSNQSPECCAPGAQDGVIVTAQVRAPADGPATVTGLVVTPTWVDRSDYTVLPVAAALDDPATEAWMRPTLEASWDRTISTLVSMGAPGILASDYPGPG
- a CDS encoding FAD-dependent oxidoreductase, with protein sequence MTERWDAIVVGAGAMGSATAWWLARRGRSVLLLERFEQGHGRGSSHGGARIFRFAYPDVDYVRLAQQALPLWRELEDEAGVPLVDQLGGVDHGRPDAVQAVADALAAAGTPGEWVPSAEAEERWPGFRFEGPVLFSASGGRCRADDAVRALQDRAAAHGADVRFGEGAESVLAGPGGDEAVVRTAAGEHRAPVAVVTAGSWVAKLLGASVPLPPTVVTREQPVHFPAADPAAEPTWPSFIHHREPWTYGCATPAEGVKVGLHHTGPLVDPDERDFEVDAPLVARVVEYVERWLPGLRPEPRFPTTCLYTTTPDEDFVLDRRGPIVVASPCSGHGFKFTPVIGRILADLADGRPGPGGRFSLPAPAPAAGGR